CCATCACCGCCGGGTCGTCGTCCACGGTGCGGGTGCGGGCGAAGGCCAGGCCCACCTCGTCGGCCACGGCCCGGGCCTCGATGTCGAGGTCGTAGCCCACCTCCAGGTGGTCGGTGACGAAGCCCTGCGGGCACACCAGCACGCCGTCGGCCCGGCCGGTGGCGGCCAGGTCCCGCAGCACGTCGCGCACGTCGGGGCCCCGCCACGGCTCGGGGGTGGCCCCCGCGCTCTGCCAGGCCAGGCCCCAGCCGGCCCACGGGGCCAGGCCGGCCCGCCGGGCGATGGCCCGGGCGCTGGTGGCCAGCTCGGCCGGGTACGGGTCGGCGGCCAGCACCCGCTCGGGGAGGCTGTGGGCGGTGAAGAGCACCTTGGTCCGCTCGGGCAGAGGGGCGAGGCCGTCGACCACGGCCCGGGCCGTGAAGTCCAGCCAGGCCGGCTCGTCGCTCCACCGCTCGATGCCGACGTGGCGCCCCCCGGCGGCGGTGACGGCCTCCCCCAGGCGGCGCTGGTACTGGCCCACGCTGAACCCGGAGTAGTGGGGGGCCAGGACCAGGCCCACCACCTGCTCGACCCCGGTCCCGGCCAGGGTGGCGGCGGCGTCCTCGATGAAGGGGGCGGCGTGCTTCTGGCCCAGCTCGACCCGGAACCGGCCGGGGGCCCGGTCGTCCAGGGCGGCGGTGAGAGCCGCCACCTGCTCCGCGGTGCGCCGGGCCAGCGACGAGGTGCCGCCCAGGGCCTGGTAGCGCCGGGTCAGGTCGGCCAGCTGCTCGGGGGCCGGGGGCCGACCCCGCCGGATGTGGGTGTAGTAGGCCTCGACGTCGTCGGGGGTGGCCGGCGTGCCGTAGGCCATGACCACGAGACCGATCGGCGCCCCGGTGGTCACCCCTCGACCTCCAGCAGGGCCGGTTGGCCGTCGGCCCGGCCCTCGGTGTGGACCAGCTCGACCAGGCGCTCCAGCACCTCTGGGTCGGTCTCCGGCAGCACCCCGTGGCCCAGGTTGAACACGTGACCGGGGTGGCCGTCGTTGGCCCGCAGCACGGCCCGGGCCCCCTCGGCGGTGGCGTCCCACCCGGCCACCACCAGGGCGGGGTCGAGGTTGCCCTGGAGGGCGACGTCGGGGTCGAGGCGGCGGCGGGCCGCGTCCAGGGGCACCCGCCAGTCGACGCCCACCACGTCGGCCCCGGCCTGCCGCATGAGGGGCAGGAGCTCGCCGGTGGCCACCCCGAAGTGGATGCGGGGCACGCCCAGGTCGGCCACGCCGGCCAGCACCTTGGCGCTGGCCGGCAGGACGAAGCGCTGGTAGTCGGCCGGGGTCAGGGCCCCGGCCCACGAGTCGAAGAGCTGCACGGCGGAGGCGCCCGCCTCGACCTGGGCCCGCAGCGAGGTCACGGCCTGGTCGGCCAGGCGGTCCAGGAGCTGGGCCCACAGCCCGGGGTCGGTGTGCATGAGGGCCTTGGTGCGGGTCCAGGTCCGGGTGGGCCGCCCCTCGACCAGGTAGCTGGCCACGGTGAAGGGGGCGCCGGCGAAGCCGATGAGGGGCACGTCGCCCAGTTCCGCCACCACGGCCCGCACCGTCTCCAGCACGTAGGGCAGGTCGGCCTCGGGGTCGAGGGGCCGGAGCCGCTCCAGGTCGGCCGGGCCGGCGAAGGGACGCTCGACCTCGGGCCCCACCCCGGGGGTGATGTCGACGCCGAAGCCGATGGCCGCCACCGGGGTGACGATGTCGGAGTAGAGGATGGCGGCGTCGACCCCGTAGCGGCGGACGGGCTGCAGGGTGATCTCGGTGGCCAGGTCCGGCACCCGGATGGCGTCCAGGATGCTGCCCTCGCCCCGGATGGCCCGGTACTCGGGCAACGACCGGCCGGCCTGGCGCATGAACCACACCGGCACCGTGGGCCCGGGCTCGCCCCGGCAGGCGCGTAGGAACGGGGCATCAGCGGGAGGAGGCACGCACCGAGGGTACGGCTCAGGGAACGGAAGGACCGAGACCCGCCTAGACTGTCCGCCCTTGTCCGCACTGGTGGTGCGGGCCCGACGACCGCCCACCTCAGGGGACGATCCTGCACCCCGAGCTCGAGGCCGAGCAGGCCTACATCGACTTCGCCTACGAGTGCCTGGACGCCGCCCGTGAGCGCGCCAGCACCCTCCAGTCCATGGTGGAGGTGGGGCGGGGGGGCACCGAGCAGGCGCGCTTCGAGCGCGAGGTCATCTTCGACACCATCGCCCAGCGCCTGGTGCAGCTCCACCTGGGCGACGCCTCGCTGTGCTTCGGCCGCATCGACACCGAGCCCGGCGCCGAGGGCTCCCCGACGGCCAACGGGAGCACGGCCGAGGGCGCCCCCACCGGCGACACCTTCCACATCGGTCGGGTGGC
The nucleotide sequence above comes from Acidimicrobiales bacterium. Encoded proteins:
- the hemE gene encoding uroporphyrinogen decarboxylase; this translates as MPPPADAPFLRACRGEPGPTVPVWFMRQAGRSLPEYRAIRGEGSILDAIRVPDLATEITLQPVRRYGVDAAILYSDIVTPVAAIGFGVDITPGVGPEVERPFAGPADLERLRPLDPEADLPYVLETVRAVVAELGDVPLIGFAGAPFTVASYLVEGRPTRTWTRTKALMHTDPGLWAQLLDRLADQAVTSLRAQVEAGASAVQLFDSWAGALTPADYQRFVLPASAKVLAGVADLGVPRIHFGVATGELLPLMRQAGADVVGVDWRVPLDAARRRLDPDVALQGNLDPALVVAGWDATAEGARAVLRANDGHPGHVFNLGHGVLPETDPEVLERLVELVHTEGRADGQPALLEVEG
- the hemH gene encoding ferrochelatase; this encodes MTTGAPIGLVVMAYGTPATPDDVEAYYTHIRRGRPPAPEQLADLTRRYQALGGTSSLARRTAEQVAALTAALDDRAPGRFRVELGQKHAAPFIEDAAATLAGTGVEQVVGLVLAPHYSGFSVGQYQRRLGEAVTAAGGRHVGIERWSDEPAWLDFTARAVVDGLAPLPERTKVLFTAHSLPERVLAADPYPAELATSARAIARRAGLAPWAGWGLAWQSAGATPEPWRGPDVRDVLRDLAATGRADGVLVCPQGFVTDHLEVGYDLDIEARAVADEVGLAFARTRTVDDDPAVMGALADRVVAAAGALT